Genomic DNA from Leptolyngbya iicbica LK:
CGCTCCCAGCTAGCATGGCGGCAGCCAAAATCGGCGCATCTTTGGCCTCAATGACTTCCAGCCAGGGCCGCACCTCATCTTGGCTGGGCATCGGTTGCACCACAGGCTTTAAAGCCGCGATGAGTTGATTAAACACTGGCAACGCGGCTGGCAACTTTTTCGTCAGATTGCGTTGGCATTCTTGCAATACTTGCTATGCCACCACTACTTGAAATAGGCCTACTTCAGCCAGCGTAAGCACCGCTCGACTCGCCCCTGTCCGCGATGCTGCCCCCGCAATCAACACACTGGAATCCAGAAATACCTTACGCATCCGTAGCGTTTTCTGCGCCGATGAGTTGCCGCTCAGTTGCCAAGCCAGTCAGTAAATCGGCTAGTTCTAGCTGACTGTTTTCTCGCAGAGCGGTAATTTGATCAGCCAACTGGGGTACTTGCAACGGTCTCGGAGTTAACAGCAAGCAATCACCAATCTTAAGGAGATTGAGCATATCCCCGGTACCCAAACCAAGTTCCGCTTGAATGGACGGTGGAATCGTAACACTGCCAGTTTTTTGCAGACTCACTTGCAACGCAGTCACGGCTGCTTCTCCATTTTCAGACACTGAATCCTGACCTCCCAACCAAATTGATTTGCACCTATTGTAACGATCTGCCCTCATCCCCCGATGAGCAAGAGCTGCAAGCAATTTGGAACGCGGCCATCGCACCGCGTTTGGCGATGCTGGGTGGAGGCAATCGCGCTGTTGTTCTGCGGAATGATGGGGGGCGATTGTCCTGCGGACAGGCTAGCGCCAATGCCCCTTTTTGGTGTGAAGGGAAGGTGGAAGGTGGGGGCGATCGCGTTTGATCCCTTAATCCTGCACGTATTCTTGACCCGCCAGGAGCGCTAATTCCGCCCGGACGAACTCGCGACCCAGGTAAGCGGCATGATCCATCATGGTGACGGGGCAGGGGCGATCGCTGGATTCAAAGATGGCAATGCACAATTCTTTGGCGGTGCGTCCGGTGTAGACATAGGAGTGCTGACGCTGAACGCCCCCCTCGCAGGGCAATGGCTCCCCCGTTTCAGGATCACACGCCAAGCCCTTGTCGTTGATCACGTTCGTAAAATGCTTGGCACAAATCACGCTATTTTCGCGGTCTAAATAGATCAAAAAATAACCGCCCGGATCAAGCTCAATAAAGCGGTGAGAGAGTCGGTTATCGAGATCAGTCAAAGCGTTGGGACTCAATTTTTGCGGCGTAGAGGTCTGTACCATTCAACAATTCTAGAAAAAATATTGGCAACGATGCGGCACTGAGTCGTGGAACTTTTGCCGGATGACCATTCTAACTTGAATGTCTGCGCGGCTTGGCAGCGGGGCCAATGACTAGGGCTATGCCAACGACGCCCGCCCGGTCTCGCAGCCAGCGCCATGAGCGCTGGTGGCAAGATTCAGGCTCAGCTCAAACTTTTAAGCGGCAAATCAGCGTTAATCGCATCAATTTCGTGCTGTTCTGCGACGTTAATTTCATCAATGTAGCTCACCAAAATCTTTTGCAGGCGATCGCTATAAAAGCGATGCAAACTGTAGTTTGGTCGTGCCGGAAAGCCCCGACGTTTTTTGTGACGCCCCCCCGCCCCTGGATCAAAGAGTTGGATGCCGTGGTCGATCGCCCATTCAATCGGCTTGTAATAGCAAGCGTTGAAATGCAGGTGGTTGTACTCTTCGCGGCAGCCCCAGTAGCGACCATAGAGGCGATCGCCCTTATACAGACAGAACGACATGCCGACGGGCTCATCCACATCGTCACTGTAGGCGGCAAACAGCGCCACCCGATGGGCATAGTCGGGATACAGCTGTTCAAAAAACTTGCGGGTGAGATACTTGCTGCCCCACCAGCCAAACTTGTTGCAGGTGTCGGCATAAAAGTCATACATCAGCGAGCAGTTGGCGCGGTGCATGTCGTCGGTGGTGATGGGTTCCAGCCGCAGTCCGGCTTTCTCTAATGATTTGCGCTCCCGCTTAATATTGCGGCGCTGATTGGCGTTGAACCGAGCGAGGTAATCATCAAAGGTGTCGTAACCGTCGTTTTGCCAAATGAAACTGTGGTGCAGCCACTTTTTGAACCCAATTTCTTCCATCAGCGATCGCCACTCGGGGTCGGCATAGAGAAAATGGCACCCGGAGATATGGTTGCGATCGCAAAACTGATCGATCGCCGCCACCATCATTTCGGTAATCAGGCGCTCATCTTCCCCCGGTGCGATGAGAAAGCGATAGCCTTCGGCGGGGGTAAACGGCGACATGCCCAGCAGCTTGGGATAATATTCCACCCCCAAGCGGCTCGCCAACTCGGCCCACTGATGGTCAAACACAAACTCGCCGTAGCTGTGGCTTTTGAGATACATCGGCGCGGCGGCGATCAGCTCTTGATTGCACCACACAGTCAAGTGGTTGGGCAACCAGCCCGCATTCGCCACCGCACTGCCCGAGTGCTCCATATTGTGCAGCCACGTCCATTCCAGGAAGGGTGTTTTCAGCGGCAACGCCATCGCATCCCACGCCGCTTGCGGAATTTCATGAATTTGGCGAATCCAGGCGAGAGTGTACTGGGGCTTCGGCTGCGGAACCATAGACTTTGGGGTGACAGAACGGCGATCGCAAAAACTTTCCCTAGCGTAAATCAATCCCCCTTGGGATGGCAGCGACGGTAGTGCAAAAACACCTCATGCTCGACCTGCCGCACGTCCACTAGCTGCAACGGTAATGCTTGGGCGATCGCCAATCCCTTCCCGTCAAAAGGCGTTGGCGCAGTTTTTCCCCCCAGCAGCAGCGGACACACCGTTAAATACACCTCATCGATCAAATCTTGCTCGGCAAAACTCGCGACCAAGGTGCCGCCCCCCAGCAACGCCACTCGCTCAAGTCCCATTGTGTGGAATCGTTGCAGCAGCGATCGCCAATCCATCGGCTCCGTCAAGTCCGGTACCACTCGATCAAAATAGGAAGCGTCATGCTGGGCGATCGCTGACCAGCGTTGCGCCCCCGCCGCTGACGTCAACAGCCAACGTGGCACCGATTGCTGAAAAAAACGCCACTGCGGATCGACATTGCCCGACTGCGAACACACGATCTGAATCGGTTGCGAAGTCTGATTTCGAGCTGCCCGCCGCTCCAACAATGCCGGCTGTCGGACAGATAGACAAGTCCCGTAAGCCTTGAGCGTACCAGCCCCAAACAACACCGCATCCGCCTGCGCCACCAGCGTTTCTAAATGGGCCAGGTCATTTGTAGAAGAGAAACGGGCGGCAGTGCGATCGCGATCGGCAATTTTGCCATCGGCACTCATCGCCAACACCACCGTGACCTGCGATCGCTCCTGACCTGTGTGCTCAATCCTCATTCGTGATCGCTAGACTACCCATCCAGTCGATATTACGCTTCTGTGGCCAACCACTCCGATCCAAACCTCACCGCCTGCGGCACCTCTCCAAATAAGGAGAGGTTTATGCACATGCTGGCAAAAATTTTAACCACATCAAGTAGGGCTTCCGGTTCCTCTCCTTACCAAGGAGGTACGTGTTTAGCGTCGATTTAAGCAGCGCGATTTTGCCGCACCATGGCTTGGGCGACTTGTTCGATGAACGAGTCGCCTCGTTNNNCCTATCAGCGCGATAGTCACTACCTTAAGCCTCCTTTTCTCTGCTGGGAGGAATGACAACCGAACACAGACGCTAAACACGTACCCAAGGAGAGGCTAGGTGAGGTCCCGTCAAGACTTCATGACAAAGCCGAGTGATTGCTTCAGTTTTATTAAAGAAGTGGCCGCTACCCCGGATCCGGCATATTAGGATGCACCTCTAAGCAACCACAGCCAAGAGGGCAAAAAGCGTATGTGTGGAATTGGTGGAGTCCTGTATGCCGATCCCCAACGACCCGTGAATCCGGAGGTGTTGGTGGGAATGGCGGCGATCCAGTATCACCGGGGGCCCGATGGTTTTGGCTATCAGGTGATCGACGATCGCGGCATTGGCTTTACCCATGCGCGACTCTCCATTATTGACCTCAATCCCGAGCGGGGACGGCAGCCCTTTCGCTCGCCCGATGGTCAGTACCTGATTGCTCACAACGGCGAATTTTACGACTACAAGCGGTTACGGGCCGATCTGGCGTCACGGGGCTATCAGTTCCGTACCAAAAGCGACACCGAGTTGGTGATGCACCTGACCGATCGCTTGGGCCTCGATCAAGCCCTGCCCTGTCTACGCGGTGAGTTTGCCTTTGCGCTGTATGAACGGCAGCAAGATCGACTGACCCTGGTACGCGATCGCTTTGGCATTAAACCGCTGTATTACGCGCAAATTCCTGGCGGGCTGGTGTTTGGATCAGAAATCAAAGTGGTCTTGGCCCATCCCGAAGTCAAGGCGCAGTTTTCGTCAGAGGGACTGTATCACCAGCTCATGCAAACGATGGTGCCCGGTACTACCTGCTTTGAGGGCATTTATGCGGTGGAGCCGGGGCAAAAAATTACTGTGCAGCGGCGCGATGGCGAGTTGCTGTTGCACAAAGAGCAGTACTGGGATCTCGACTTTCCGCTCAAGGGCACCCGCGACCTGCACCGCAGCGAAACGGACTATATCGAAGAGTTTCGGGCGCATTTTGTCGAAGCGATTCAACTGCGGCTAGAGGCGGATGTCCCGGTGGCCTGCTATCTCTCCGGCGGCATTGATTCTTGCTCCATCATGGGGGTGGCGGCCGCCTGCCAGCAGTCCGCCGTCAAAGCGTTCACCATCGGCTTTGATGACACCGATTACGACGAAACGGCGATCGCCCGCGAAATGGCCGAGGCGGTGAAAGCCGACCAGGACATCCTCGCGGTGGATGGCACCCAGCTCTACGACCACTTTGCCCGCACCATCTGGCACACCGAACGCAGCATCTACAACACCTTTACCGTCGCCAAAATGCTGATGAGTGAGCACGTGCGCGACGCGGGCTACAAGGTCGTGATCACGGGCGAAGGCTCCGACGAATTGTTTGCCGGGTATCCGCAACTGCGGCTCGACATGATCCTCCACGGCATGGACGACGCCACCCCCGAAGAACGCGCTGGTTTAGAAGCGTGGCTGGCGGAGAGTAATCGCCTATTTAAGGGCAATTTGCTGGCGGAAAAGCAACTCGATGATCCCGCTTTGACAGAACTCATCGGCTTTACCCCCAGCTCCCTCCAGTCTTGGCTATCCTCCGCCAGCCACGTACCGGGATTGTTGCATCCGCAGCACCGTCTGAAACTCGATGGCTATGCACCCGGACAATCCATTGCCGCCGCGTTGAATGGCGACCAACTGGACGATCGCCATCCCCTCGACAAAGCTCAGTACGTGTGGATCAAGACCCAGTTTGAGTCTCAAGTGTTGGGTTGGGCGGGCGATCGCGTCGATATGGCCAATTCCCTCGAAGCCCGTCCCGCGTTCCTCGATCATCCCCTGGTGGAATTTGCGGTGACCCTGCCTCCCTCGATGCGGTTGCGCGATCGCCAAGACAAATACATCCTGCGGGAAACCATGAAACCGCTACTGCCGGAGACCCTATACAAGCGCCAAAAATTCGCGTTCATGGCTCCCCCCTCCCACACGGATGAAGTCAAAGAGGCCGCGATGCGATCGCTCGCCAGCAACTACCTCTCCAAAAACCGCGTGCGGGATGCCGGATTACTCGACCCCGATGCCGTCCAGGCCATTCTGGATCGCCACGGTGATACTGCCACGCCAGTGGCTGAACGAGTCCAACTCGATGCCGTCATCAACCACATGCTGAGCGTGCAAATCTTGCACAATCATTTCGTCGCTAATGACGTGACCCAGCAAGCCCAAGCCGACGCCAAACGCTACGGCTGGTCAGCTCACGATCTGTCCGCAGTCTGACCGGCTTATTCACGCCATGCTGGCATTATGCCGTTCTTAGGGGTTGGTCAACGGCTTTAAATAGGCGTATTAATTGCGGCCAAGTCGAGCTGGTAGCGGTATAGGGCGACGGGGCGGTTCCCAGCGTCAAAATAGTTGGGCTCTTGGGGCGACAGGTAAACTGCGGTGACCTGATCGGCAGTCACATGATCGTCATCGACTTGGTGGTAAGCCGTGGTGGTTTCGACCTCGTTGAAATAGGGCTTGCCACCACCGCGAAACATCTGTTGGAAGAATTCGGTGGTGATAAATTCAGTGTCTGAAGGGGTTTCTGTAGCGCGCCCCGTCACTGTCGATTCCAGCATGTGATAATCCGCCAAAATCGTCAGTTGGCGATTGGGATCCTTTGCATCGACGACCACTTTTTTAACCGCTTCTTCGCCGAGATAGGCCTTTGCCAAGTTCAAGCCGTTGAAGGCGCGATCGGCCACAATCTTCTCTTGAGCGAGTCGGGGCTTTAACAAAAAGCTTTGGGTATACGATGTCAGGCGGGGTTCAAACCGCACTTTGCAGGTAATCGGCTCGTTCAACAGACTTTGGTTGCTTTCAAAGCCAGGTGTTTCAATCTCGGGGGCCAGTGGTGCGGCGATATCCACCAGGGTGCTGGTCATTTCCCACGTTCCGGCCAGCCAGTCAGGATACACGAGATCACCCGTTGCGGGTTTGGTCGGCGGTTTACTGTTCCAATCGGGAAAGGTTGCTAAGCGATCGCTCAATGGCCCCGCCCAGGCCGTGCCACTGCACAGCAACCAGACTAAGGCTAACAGCACCAACCAAACTAAATATCGACGGTTGCGCTTTGTTGGCTGTCGAGTCATATCACCTCACCTGGCAGTCGCCAATCAATAGTGTCAAAGGTAGGGCATTCAACCTGTAACATCAAACGCATTTATCCGTGCAAACCAGGCGTTGCTGGCGAATCACTTAGATGCCCATAGGGAGGATTG
This window encodes:
- a CDS encoding RibD family protein, translating into MRIEHTGQERSQVTVVLAMSADGKIADRDRTAARFSSTNDLAHLETLVAQADAVLFGAGTLKAYGTCLSVRQPALLERRAARNQTSQPIQIVCSQSGNVDPQWRFFQQSVPRWLLTSAAGAQRWSAIAQHDASYFDRVVPDLTEPMDWRSLLQRFHTMGLERVALLGGGTLVASFAEQDLIDEVYLTVCPLLLGGKTAPTPFDGKGLAIAQALPLQLVDVRQVEHEVFLHYRRCHPKGD
- the asnB gene encoding asparagine synthase (glutamine-hydrolyzing) is translated as MCGIGGVLYADPQRPVNPEVLVGMAAIQYHRGPDGFGYQVIDDRGIGFTHARLSIIDLNPERGRQPFRSPDGQYLIAHNGEFYDYKRLRADLASRGYQFRTKSDTELVMHLTDRLGLDQALPCLRGEFAFALYERQQDRLTLVRDRFGIKPLYYAQIPGGLVFGSEIKVVLAHPEVKAQFSSEGLYHQLMQTMVPGTTCFEGIYAVEPGQKITVQRRDGELLLHKEQYWDLDFPLKGTRDLHRSETDYIEEFRAHFVEAIQLRLEADVPVACYLSGGIDSCSIMGVAAACQQSAVKAFTIGFDDTDYDETAIAREMAEAVKADQDILAVDGTQLYDHFARTIWHTERSIYNTFTVAKMLMSEHVRDAGYKVVITGEGSDELFAGYPQLRLDMILHGMDDATPEERAGLEAWLAESNRLFKGNLLAEKQLDDPALTELIGFTPSSLQSWLSSASHVPGLLHPQHRLKLDGYAPGQSIAAALNGDQLDDRHPLDKAQYVWIKTQFESQVLGWAGDRVDMANSLEARPAFLDHPLVEFAVTLPPSMRLRDRQDKYILRETMKPLLPETLYKRQKFAFMAPPSHTDEVKEAAMRSLASNYLSKNRVRDAGLLDPDAVQAILDRHGDTATPVAERVQLDAVINHMLSVQILHNHFVANDVTQQAQADAKRYGWSAHDLSAV
- a CDS encoding DUF4346 domain-containing protein: MVQTSTPQKLSPNALTDLDNRLSHRFIELDPGGYFLIYLDRENSVICAKHFTNVINDKGLACDPETGEPLPCEGGVQRQHSYVYTGRTAKELCIAIFESSDRPCPVTMMDHAAYLGREFVRAELALLAGQEYVQD
- a CDS encoding GNAT family N-acetyltransferase, giving the protein MVPQPKPQYTLAWIRQIHEIPQAAWDAMALPLKTPFLEWTWLHNMEHSGSAVANAGWLPNHLTVWCNQELIAAAPMYLKSHSYGEFVFDHQWAELASRLGVEYYPKLLGMSPFTPAEGYRFLIAPGEDERLITEMMVAAIDQFCDRNHISGCHFLYADPEWRSLMEEIGFKKWLHHSFIWQNDGYDTFDDYLARFNANQRRNIKRERKSLEKAGLRLEPITTDDMHRANCSLMYDFYADTCNKFGWWGSKYLTRKFFEQLYPDYAHRVALFAAYSDDVDEPVGMSFCLYKGDRLYGRYWGCREEYNHLHFNACYYKPIEWAIDHGIQLFDPGAGGRHKKRRGFPARPNYSLHRFYSDRLQKILVSYIDEINVAEQHEIDAINADLPLKSLS
- a CDS encoding AbrB/MazE/SpoVT family DNA-binding domain-containing protein, whose amino-acid sequence is MTALQVSLQKTGSVTIPPSIQAELGLGTGDMLNLLKIGDCLLLTPRPLQVPQLADQITALRENSQLELADLLTGLATERQLIGAENATDA
- a CDS encoding DUF6816 family protein — translated: MTRQPTKRNRRYLVWLVLLALVWLLCSGTAWAGPLSDRLATFPDWNSKPPTKPATGDLVYPDWLAGTWEMTSTLVDIAAPLAPEIETPGFESNQSLLNEPITCKVRFEPRLTSYTQSFLLKPRLAQEKIVADRAFNGLNLAKAYLGEEAVKKVVVDAKDPNRQLTILADYHMLESTVTGRATETPSDTEFITTEFFQQMFRGGGKPYFNEVETTTAYHQVDDDHVTADQVTAVYLSPQEPNYFDAGNRPVALYRYQLDLAAINTPI